Genomic DNA from Catellatospora sp. TT07R-123:
TGGCGACCTTCGCGTCCTCGCCCTTGCTCCGCGCGATCTTGGTCATGTCGCGGCGGCGCTCCTCGGTCATCGGCGGGACCATGATCCGCAGCTGGGTGCCCTCGTTACCGGGGTTCACCCCCAGGTCGGAGTCACGGATCGCCCGCTCCATGGCGCCGATCTGCGAGGTGTCGTACGGCTTGATGATCACCATGCGCGGCTCCGGCACGCCGATCGAAGCCATCTGCGGCAGCGGCGTGGGCGTGCCGTAGTAGTCGATCACGATCTTGGAGAACATCGCCGCGTTGGCCCGGCCGGTCCGGATCGCCGCGAACTCCTCCTTGGCGTGGTCGACCGCCCGGTCCATCTTCTCCTCGGCCTCAAGGAGCGTGTCGTCGATCACGGGCTTCTCCGTCTCGTCTCGGTGCTCTGTCTTCGATCATCCGCCTGCCGGCGGCGTAACGTTCATTCAGCGGCGCAACCCGCCGTTACCGGGCACGTCGTCGCGCGGCCATAGGGTACCGCCCGCACCCGGAAGGCGTGCGGAAGGTCGGCCCCGCGCGGGGCCGGCCGGCCTAGTCCGCCGTGATCAGGGTACCGATCTTGTCCCCCGCGACCGCGCGCACGATCGTGTCGTCGCCCTCCGCGCCGAACACGAGCATCGGCAGCCCGTTGTCGTGGCACAGGCTGAACGCCGCGGCGTCGGCGACCCGCAGGTTCTGCCGCAGCACCTCGGCGAAGGTGACCGTGTCGAGCTTGACCGCCCCGGGGTCGGTGCGCGGGTCGGCGGTGTAGACCCCGTCCACCCCGTTCTTGCTCAGCAGCACCACGTCGGCACGGATCTCCAGCGCGCGCTGCGCCGAGACGGTGTCGGTGGTGAAGTACGGCATGCCGGCGCCCGCGCCGAAGATGACCACGCGGCCCTTCTCCAGGTGCCGGATCGCCCGCAGCGGGATGTACTGCTCGGCCACCTGGGCCATGGTGATCGCGGTCTGCACCCGCGTCTCGATGCCTTCCTTCTCCAGGAAGTCCTGCAGGGCCAGGCAGTTCATGACCGTGCCGAGCATGCCCATGTAGTCCGCGCGGGCCCGGTCCATGCCGCGCCGCTGCAACTCGGCGCCGCGGAAGAAGTTGCCGCCGCCGACCACCACGGCGACCTGGATGCCGCGGCGGACCACCACCGCGATCTGGCGGGCGATCCCGGCCACGACGTCAGGATCGACGCCGACCTCGCCTCCGCCGAAGACCTCGCCCGAAAGCTTCAGCACCACCCGGTTGAACTGGTGACCCGACATCAGCGCCCCTTCTGCTGCGGTCGCCTGCCCGCTACCGGCAGACGATATGGCACGGGGAGGTCGTGGCGGACACCAGCAACCTCCCCGTGTTCGTGCGTTTCACCCCAGGCGGGCACGAGGCCCGCCGCGGCGAGATCAGGCCTGGCCGACCTCGAACCGCTCGAAGCGGGTGACCTCGATGCCGGCCTCGGCCAGCACCTGCTTGACGGTCTTCTTCTGGTCGGTCACCGACGACTGCTCGACCAGGACGAAGTCCTTGAAGAACGAGTTCACGCGGCCCTCGATGATCTTGGGCAGGGCCGCGGCCGGCTTGCCCTCCTCGATCGCGGTCTGCTCGGCGATGCGGCGCTCCGACTCGACGACCTCCGCGGGCACCTGCTCGCGGGTGAGGAACTTCGGCCGCATGGCCGCGATCTGCATCGCGACGGCGCGGGCGTCGGCCTCGGCGGCCTCGTCGTTCTTGCCGGCGTACTGCACGGCCACACCCACCTGCGGGGGCAGGTCGGCGCTCTTGCGGTGCAGGTAGACGGCGATGTCGCCGTCGAGCACCGCGAAGCGGCCGATCGCCAGCTTCTCACCGATCTTGGCGGACTGCTCCTGGATCAGGTCGGCCACCGTCTGGTTGTCGAGCTTGGTCGCGAGCAGCGCGTCCAGGTCGGCCGGCTTGGCGGCGGCGATGTGCGCCACCAGCTGCTCGGCCAGCGCGACGAACGCGTCGTTCTTGGCGACGAAGTCGGTCTCGCAGTTCAGCTCCAGCAGCGCGCTGCCCGAGTGGGCGACCAGGCCGTTGGCGGTCGAGCGACCGGCACGCTTGCCGACATCCTTGGCGCCCTTGACGCGCAGGATCTCGACGGCCTTGTCGAAGTCGCCCTCGGCCTCCTCGAGCGCCTTCTTGCAGTCCATCATGCCGGAGCCGGTGAGCTCACGGAGCCGCTTGACGTCTGCGGCGGAGATAGTGGACATCAGTTCCCTCTTTGGTAGAAGACTTCGCAAGTCGTACCACGCGGTGCGGGCTGCTCACCCGCACCGCGTGGCAGCGGGTCACTCAGCGGCGGTCGCGGCGGGGGCGGCGTCGGCGGCCTCGGCGGGGGCGGCCTCGGCCGGCTTGTCACCGGTCAGCAGCTCCTGCTCCCACTCGGCCAGCGGCTCGTCGGCCGCGACGGTGCCGGGCTCCGGCTTCACGTCGGCGCCGCCACGGGAGGCCTTGCCCGAGCGGGCGATCAGACCGTCGGCCACCGCGGTCGCGATGACCTTGGTCAGCAGCTCGGCCGAGCGGATCGCGTCGTCGTTGCCCGGGATCGGGAAGTCGACCTCGTCCGGGTCGCAGTTGGTGTCCAGGATCGCGATCACCGGGATGCCCAGCTTGCGGGCCTCGTCGACGGCGATGTGCTCCTTCTTGGTGTCGACGATCCAGACCGCGGACGGCAGCTTCTGCATGTCCCGCAGACCACCGAGGGTCTTGGTGAGCTTGGTCTTCTCCCGCGACAGCTGCAGGGTCTCC
This window encodes:
- the frr gene encoding ribosome recycling factor; the encoded protein is MIDDTLLEAEEKMDRAVDHAKEEFAAIRTGRANAAMFSKIVIDYYGTPTPLPQMASIGVPEPRMVIIKPYDTSQIGAMERAIRDSDLGVNPGNEGTQLRIMVPPMTEERRRDMTKIARSKGEDAKVAIRNVRRKAKEELDRIVKDGEAGEDDGRRAEKELDDLTAKYVAHIDELIKHKEAELLEV
- the pyrH gene encoding UMP kinase, which encodes MSGHQFNRVVLKLSGEVFGGGEVGVDPDVVAGIARQIAVVVRRGIQVAVVVGGGNFFRGAELQRRGMDRARADYMGMLGTVMNCLALQDFLEKEGIETRVQTAITMAQVAEQYIPLRAIRHLEKGRVVIFGAGAGMPYFTTDTVSAQRALEIRADVVLLSKNGVDGVYTADPRTDPGAVKLDTVTFAEVLRQNLRVADAAAFSLCHDNGLPMLVFGAEGDDTIVRAVAGDKIGTLITAD
- the tsf gene encoding translation elongation factor Ts; translated protein: MSTISAADVKRLRELTGSGMMDCKKALEEAEGDFDKAVEILRVKGAKDVGKRAGRSTANGLVAHSGSALLELNCETDFVAKNDAFVALAEQLVAHIAAAKPADLDALLATKLDNQTVADLIQEQSAKIGEKLAIGRFAVLDGDIAVYLHRKSADLPPQVGVAVQYAGKNDEAAEADARAVAMQIAAMRPKFLTREQVPAEVVESERRIAEQTAIEEGKPAAALPKIIEGRVNSFFKDFVLVEQSSVTDQKKTVKQVLAEAGIEVTRFERFEVGQA
- the rpsB gene encoding 30S ribosomal protein S2 yields the protein MAVVSMRQLLESGVHFGHQTRRWNPKMKRFIFTERNGIYIIDLRQTLDYIEKAYSFVRNTVAEGGTVLFVGTKKQAQEAVAEQAARVGMPYVNHRWLGGMLTNFQTVYKRLQRMKELESIDLTGTAAGYTKKETLQLSREKTKLTKTLGGLRDMQKLPSAVWIVDTKKEHIAVDEARKLGIPVIAILDTNCDPDEVDFPIPGNDDAIRSAELLTKVIATAVADGLIARSGKASRGGADVKPEPGTVAADEPLAEWEQELLTGDKPAEAAPAEAADAAPAATAAE